A genomic stretch from Gopherus flavomarginatus isolate rGopFla2 chromosome 3, rGopFla2.mat.asm, whole genome shotgun sequence includes:
- the LOC127047817 gene encoding zinc finger and SCAN domain-containing protein 20-like — translation MPPRPRRAPAWNSSELQDLISVWGEEAVQAQLRSSRRNYDTYGQISQSLLIRGHEQDALQCTVKIKELCSAYCKAREGNRRSGAAPTTCRFYKELDAILGCDPTANPRSTMETSEQGEVGSQATEVEGDTPESQEACSQELFSSQEEASQSQQLEVAGEEEAEEHARVTLTNAAGSPASRRLQNLRKNPRKSKEELIKAVMNHYNRESRKTQEWREKMYEWRQTGSRRKELATKKTSKHMISLLARQTDSFESLVAMQADLYRGNPQPSQSSLSCSPVFAQNTFLQQPVSYYP, via the exons atgcctccacgccccagacgagccccagcatggaacagttccgagctgcaggacctcatcagtgtttggggtgaggaagctgtgcaagcacagttgcgctccagccggagaaattatgatacctatgggcagatatcacagtccttgctgataaggggccatgaacaggacgcgttgcagtgcacggtaaaaattaaggagctgtgcagtgcttactgcaaagcccgtgagggaaatcgccgctcaggagctgcccccacgacctgccgtttttacaaggagctggatgccatacttgggtgtgaccccactgccaatcctaggagcacgatggagacttcagagcagggagaagtggggagtCAGGCTACtgaggtggagggagacaccccggagtcccaggaggcatgcagccaggagcttttctcaagccaggaggaggctagccagtcgcagcagctggaagttgctggtgaggaagaagcagaggagcatgctcggg tgaccttgactaatgcagccggatcaccggcctcacgtcgcttgcagaacttgagaaaaaatccacgaaaatcaaaagaggaattgatcaaagcagttatgaatcactacaacagagaaagtaggaagacgcaggaatggagagagaaaatgtatgagtggaggcaaacaggaagcaggagaaaggaattggctaccaaaaaaacctcaaagcacatgataagcctcctggctcgccaaactgactctttcgagtctctcgtagccatgcaggcagatctgtaccgtggtaacccacaaccctcccaaagctctctttcttgttccccagtatttgcacaaaacacctttctccagcagccagtttcttattacccctaG